A part of Saliniradius amylolyticus genomic DNA contains:
- the speA gene encoding biosynthetic arginine decarboxylase — MAKWTINDAEQLYRVKRWGGGYFEIGSNGNLQVTPHLKNPNVRIDFNSVLEEIKEEGVQFPVVVRFHDILRSQVALLNDAFRQHIQEAEYQGQYLGVYPVKVNQMREVVEEIADAGQPYSYGLEAGSKAELLTVLAYNTHADALTILNGYKDEEFMKLALLGRKMGRKVIVVVEKYSELLQLVKSAQELNIDPIIGVRSKMTVKGRGKWESSGGDRAKFGLTNAEIINAARYLEQHNMGHCLKLLHFHIGSQLTDIRSVKEAVAEGGRIYAELRHMGVEMEYVDVGGGLGVDYDGSQSTSDSSRNYSMDEYVADVVYGIRDVCDLEGVPHPNLVSESGRAMTAHHSCVITPIMGEVTASGMDFDTTYREGEHWLLGQMREQVELLPSADNLQEIFNDVSQYKEQALDAFKLRVISMEELAKIETLYWRSCRQISARLKELDFIPEELRELEVGLSSQYLCNLSVFQSAADTWAIDQVLPVVPLTRMNERPTVNCSLVDITCDSDGKIDQFVGNEGLTDTLPLHPLKDGEEYYIGLFLTGAYQDVMGDMHNLFGRLNEVHIFTDDDDPKDFYIEEVVRGSSVSDVLSIMQYNPDSMATDVKRVIDKLIAAGDIRPREGVKWIDFYEDCLAGYTYLKR, encoded by the coding sequence ATGGCTAAATGGACCATCAACGATGCCGAGCAACTCTACCGGGTTAAACGCTGGGGAGGCGGTTATTTTGAAATTGGTAGCAATGGGAATCTGCAGGTCACTCCTCACCTGAAGAACCCCAATGTGCGCATCGACTTCAACTCGGTGCTCGAGGAGATCAAGGAAGAAGGGGTGCAGTTCCCGGTAGTGGTGCGGTTTCACGATATCCTGCGCTCTCAGGTGGCCCTGTTAAACGACGCCTTCCGCCAGCATATTCAGGAAGCCGAGTATCAGGGCCAGTATCTGGGCGTATACCCAGTTAAGGTGAACCAGATGCGCGAAGTGGTGGAGGAGATCGCCGATGCCGGTCAGCCATACAGCTATGGTCTGGAGGCCGGCTCAAAGGCCGAGCTGCTGACCGTCCTGGCTTACAACACCCATGCCGACGCACTCACTATCCTCAATGGCTATAAAGACGAAGAATTTATGAAGCTGGCCCTGTTGGGTCGCAAGATGGGTCGAAAAGTGATCGTAGTGGTGGAGAAGTACTCGGAACTACTGCAGCTGGTGAAAAGCGCCCAGGAGCTGAATATCGACCCTATCATCGGCGTGCGCTCCAAGATGACCGTGAAAGGTCGTGGCAAGTGGGAGAGCTCTGGCGGCGACCGGGCCAAATTTGGTCTTACCAATGCCGAAATCATCAATGCCGCGCGCTATCTGGAACAGCATAACATGGGTCACTGCCTGAAATTGCTGCACTTTCATATTGGCAGTCAGCTTACCGACATTCGCTCGGTCAAGGAGGCGGTAGCCGAAGGCGGACGCATCTACGCTGAGCTGCGCCATATGGGCGTGGAAATGGAGTACGTGGATGTGGGAGGCGGTCTGGGCGTGGACTATGACGGTAGCCAGTCCACCAGCGATTCGTCCCGCAACTACAGCATGGATGAATATGTGGCTGATGTGGTCTATGGGATTCGTGATGTGTGCGATCTGGAGGGCGTTCCCCACCCGAATCTGGTGAGCGAGAGCGGACGCGCCATGACCGCACACCACAGCTGTGTGATCACCCCCATTATGGGCGAGGTCACCGCCAGCGGCATGGACTTTGATACTACTTATCGCGAGGGCGAACATTGGCTGCTGGGCCAGATGAGAGAGCAGGTAGAACTGCTGCCCAGCGCCGACAACCTGCAGGAAATCTTCAACGATGTGTCCCAATATAAGGAGCAGGCCCTGGATGCCTTTAAGCTCAGAGTCATCTCGATGGAAGAACTGGCCAAGATCGAAACCCTGTATTGGCGTAGTTGCCGACAAATATCCGCCCGTTTGAAGGAGTTAGACTTTATTCCCGAAGAGTTGCGCGAATTGGAGGTGGGTCTGTCTTCCCAGTATCTGTGCAACCTCTCCGTATTCCAGTCTGCCGCCGATACCTGGGCCATCGATCAGGTGCTGCCGGTGGTACCGCTTACGCGCATGAACGAGAGACCCACGGTGAATTGCTCCCTGGTGGATATTACCTGTGACAGCGACGGTAAGATCGACCAGTTTGTGGGTAATGAGGGACTGACCGATACCCTGCCACTGCATCCGCTCAAAGACGGCGAAGAATATTATATCGGCCTGTTTCTGACCGGAGCCTATCAGGACGTGATGGGCGATATGCACAACCTGTTCGGGCGCCTCAACGAGGTGCATATCTTTACCGACGATGACGACCCGAAAGACTTCTACATCGAAGAAGTGGTGCGTGGTTCGTCGGTCAGCGATGTGTTATCGATTATGCAGTACAACCCCGATTCAATGGCCACCGATGTTAAGCGGGTGATCGATAAGCTCATCGCCGCCGGCGATATCCGCCCGCGTGAAGGGGTCAAATGGATCGACTTCTACGAAGACTGCTTAGCGGGCTATACCTACTTAAAACGCTAG
- the lysA gene encoding diaminopimelate decarboxylase: MDYFQYQQQRLYAENVPVTDITDQYGTPCYIYSRSTIERHWKAFDEALGEQPHLVCYAVKANSNLGVLSVMAKLGSGFDIVSGGELARVIEAGGDPARVVFSGVAKTEAEIAFALEQGIKCFNVESPSELKRINRVAGSMSVTAPISIRVNPDVDAKTHPYISTGLKANKFGIDWEQSLDIYRQAAGMAHLTVVGMDCHIGSQLTDVAPFVDALERLLGLIDQLKAEGIEIDHLDVGGGLGVTYQDEKPPLPADYVKAVVERLQKDHAYLSLIMEPGRAIMANAGIMATKVEFIKQGSEKNFALVDAGMNDMLRPSLYSAWMDIVEVDRSLERETRMYDVVGPVCETGDFIGKDRSLSIDEGDLLVQRSAGAYGFTMASNYNSRCRPAEIMVDKDQVYLVRERESLPDLWKGEHKLP; the protein is encoded by the coding sequence ATGGATTATTTCCAATATCAGCAGCAGCGTCTTTACGCTGAAAACGTGCCCGTGACCGACATTACCGATCAATATGGCACACCTTGTTATATTTACTCCCGTTCGACCATCGAGCGGCACTGGAAGGCCTTCGATGAAGCTTTAGGTGAGCAACCTCATCTAGTCTGCTACGCGGTGAAAGCCAATTCTAACCTGGGCGTGCTAAGCGTCATGGCCAAGTTAGGTTCAGGCTTCGATATTGTTTCGGGCGGTGAGCTGGCCCGGGTCATTGAAGCCGGTGGAGACCCGGCCAGGGTCGTGTTCTCGGGCGTGGCTAAGACCGAGGCGGAAATCGCTTTTGCGCTGGAGCAAGGCATCAAGTGTTTTAATGTGGAATCGCCTTCGGAGCTTAAACGTATTAATCGGGTTGCCGGCAGCATGAGCGTGACGGCACCGATCTCCATCCGTGTTAACCCGGACGTGGACGCCAAGACTCACCCCTATATTTCTACCGGGCTGAAGGCCAATAAATTCGGTATCGACTGGGAGCAGTCACTGGACATTTATCGTCAGGCGGCGGGTATGGCGCACTTGACGGTGGTGGGTATGGATTGTCACATCGGCTCGCAGTTAACCGATGTCGCGCCTTTTGTGGATGCGCTGGAGCGTCTGTTGGGCCTGATCGACCAGCTCAAAGCCGAAGGCATCGAGATCGACCATTTGGATGTGGGTGGCGGTCTGGGGGTGACCTATCAGGATGAAAAGCCGCCACTACCGGCTGACTATGTGAAGGCAGTGGTCGAGCGACTGCAAAAGGATCACGCGTATCTGTCGCTGATCATGGAACCGGGGCGGGCGATTATGGCCAATGCCGGCATCATGGCGACTAAGGTGGAGTTTATCAAACAGGGCTCGGAGAAGAACTTTGCCCTGGTCGACGCAGGCATGAACGATATGCTGCGCCCCTCGCTGTATTCGGCCTGGATGGACATCGTCGAGGTGGATCGTTCACTCGAGCGCGAGACCCGCATGTACGATGTGGTGGGGCCGGTGTGTGAAACCGGTGATTTTATCGGTAAGGACCGTAGCCTGAGTATCGACGAAGGGGATCTCCTGGTTCAGCGTAGCGCCGGAGCTTATGGCTTTACCATGGCATCAAATTACAATAGCCGCTGCCGCCCAGCCGAGATAATGGTGGATAAAGACCAGGTTTATTTGGTGCGGGAGCGTGAAAGTCTGCCTGACCTCTGGAAAGGCGAGCACAAACTGCCTTAA
- a CDS encoding serine hydrolase domain-containing protein, with product MNWLISLLFLLLCFTAHGQENWLGQFARQVEQEARRHNLPGYGFAVVELGQSPQIFTYGKTQKNGQPINADTLFRLASVSKTFTGALTAKLVQQGKLDWDMPLDQLAPQYEFDPQQELKLGHILSQSSGYMPNAYDNLIEANYSVQRVLNQLAGLEPICEPGQCYTYQNALFGVLSEGIRYRLDSNYAELLQDNILSPLAMHRVSVGRDRLVSDSNWARPHALVARGQWYKTQVRADYYRFAPAAGINASLNDMVIWLEAMLEQYPHVLSGHTIEQLLTPRIRTKRELYRRHWRAYLKDAHYGLGWRVYDFDGEKLAYHSGWVKGYRADVGIAPDYGVGLVFLMNAESNLMNEISVNFWARLFEEKKMATSMASQP from the coding sequence ATGAACTGGTTGATCAGCTTACTGTTTTTACTACTGTGCTTTACTGCTCACGGGCAGGAGAATTGGCTGGGCCAGTTTGCTCGTCAGGTGGAGCAGGAGGCCCGCCGACATAATCTGCCCGGGTATGGGTTTGCCGTGGTCGAACTGGGCCAGTCTCCGCAGATCTTCACTTATGGCAAGACCCAGAAAAATGGTCAGCCTATCAATGCCGATACTCTGTTTCGACTGGCGTCGGTCTCCAAGACATTTACTGGTGCCTTAACGGCCAAGCTGGTGCAACAGGGTAAGCTGGACTGGGATATGCCTCTGGATCAACTGGCCCCGCAGTATGAATTTGACCCTCAACAGGAACTAAAGCTGGGTCACATCCTAAGCCAGTCCAGTGGCTACATGCCGAATGCCTACGACAACCTGATCGAGGCGAACTATTCGGTGCAACGGGTGCTCAACCAATTGGCCGGACTGGAGCCTATCTGCGAGCCGGGGCAATGTTATACCTATCAGAATGCCTTGTTCGGAGTGTTGTCGGAGGGCATACGTTATCGACTGGACAGCAACTACGCCGAGCTGTTGCAGGACAATATCCTCAGTCCTCTGGCTATGCACCGGGTGAGTGTGGGACGCGACAGACTGGTTAGTGACTCAAACTGGGCTCGTCCTCACGCGTTGGTGGCAAGAGGACAGTGGTACAAGACACAGGTTCGTGCCGACTACTACCGTTTTGCGCCGGCGGCAGGCATTAACGCCAGCCTTAATGATATGGTGATCTGGCTGGAAGCCATGTTGGAGCAATACCCCCATGTACTCTCCGGCCATACTATTGAGCAATTGTTAACACCGCGAATCCGTACCAAGCGGGAGCTTTATCGCCGCCACTGGCGGGCCTACCTTAAAGACGCTCATTATGGTTTGGGCTGGCGAGTGTATGACTTCGACGGTGAAAAACTGGCTTATCACAGTGGCTGGGTGAAGGGATATCGCGCCGACGTGGGGATTGCGCCGGATTATGGTGTGGGGCTTGTGTTTTTGATGAATGCCGAGTCTAACCTGATGAATGAGATCAGCGTGAATTTCTGGGCCCGGTTGTTCGAAGAAAAGAAAATGGCCACCTCTATGGCCAGTCAGCCATAA
- the speB gene encoding agmatinase, which produces MANSFDLTLDKPSMPYHMADSATSLTPNSAYLIGFGFDGTACFRKGTRNGPDGLRNVSEDIESYSPYLDDDLEQKRFFDLGNLNLGDSDDVERQWQKGSDDFETIFGNADLSGDNIQVMTLGGEHSISYAPIKTYLKQYPNLVLLHLDAHADLRDGYEGYHYSHASIIRRALDHFGPDHQLIQYGIRSGTREEYQWMREHQTIRTSRHDFLEAVRQIADDRPIYLTLDLDYFDPSFLPGTGTPEPGGEDFHSFIQLIKILRDKHFVGCDVVELSPEIDSSGNSNVFATKVVRELLLCLTANQPRFQE; this is translated from the coding sequence ATGGCAAACAGCTTCGACCTAACTCTGGATAAACCTAGTATGCCTTACCATATGGCGGATTCGGCAACCTCGCTGACCCCGAACAGTGCTTATCTGATCGGCTTTGGCTTCGATGGCACCGCCTGTTTTCGTAAGGGAACCAGAAATGGCCCGGACGGCCTGAGAAACGTCTCGGAAGACATCGAGAGTTATTCACCGTATCTGGACGACGATCTGGAGCAGAAACGTTTTTTCGATCTGGGAAACCTGAATCTGGGTGACAGCGATGATGTGGAGCGCCAGTGGCAAAAGGGCAGCGACGATTTCGAGACCATCTTTGGCAATGCCGACTTAAGTGGTGACAACATCCAGGTGATGACCTTAGGCGGCGAGCATTCGATCTCCTATGCCCCCATCAAGACCTATTTAAAACAGTACCCCAACCTGGTGCTGTTGCATCTGGATGCCCACGCCGACCTACGCGATGGTTACGAAGGCTACCACTATTCCCACGCCTCGATCATTCGACGGGCGCTGGATCACTTTGGTCCTGATCATCAGTTGATCCAATACGGCATTCGTTCCGGCACCCGCGAAGAATACCAGTGGATGCGCGAGCACCAGACCATCCGCACCTCACGGCACGATTTTCTGGAAGCGGTGCGACAAATTGCTGATGATAGGCCGATTTATCTGACTCTGGATCTGGATTACTTCGACCCCAGCTTTCTGCCCGGTACCGGCACTCCCGAACCCGGCGGCGAGGACTTTCATTCTTTTATCCAGCTGATAAAAATTCTGCGTGATAAGCACTTTGTCGGCTGTGATGTGGTAGAGCTGTCGCCGGAGATAGACAGTTCCGGTAACAGCAATGTATTTGCCACCAAGGTGGTGCGCGAACTATTGCTGTGTCTGACCGCCAATCAGCCCCGATTTCAGGAATAA
- a CDS encoding sensor domain-containing diguanylate cyclase, with product MRSISQFRRNFTLLFLLLSLIVSALAYFAISSMVGTQSRQQQKAIAPVFNLIDHKLLRPLHITHALSESNVFLPYLDSAKPDEAAIQRELQRLQTSLKVNVFIASDKAMRQYFANDEENRALTEQTTAWYFRFKESEADVQVVLGNQERLSLYLDYKEYNHKGEFVGVSGAALSLESFMQEFERYQQQYGYDFYFIDEQNNVLLTSDSGSQPKLAERTGLDQLTWYRQLSSAPLIKGVYSNLVDYKGKEHLVLELPLPQLKWRVFILLPFDEQARSSAVNLWRLGILIFLVVVVLCLVILFFTERYSSHYEKRLFTDGMTGIANRRYIERLTQDLIEQKIPVSLILVDIDHFKSVNDNYGHNAGDKVIKTLGGVLKDAMRDQDVAARWGGEEFVLLLPKTSYAQSMKVAERLRKQVAETEFNIADGQSVRVTASFGVTQADYYESLADLVHLADRALYSAKHKGRNRVEGHC from the coding sequence TTGAGATCGATAAGCCAATTTCGTCGCAATTTTACCCTGCTGTTTTTGTTGCTCTCGCTGATTGTGAGTGCCCTTGCCTACTTTGCGATCAGCAGCATGGTGGGTACTCAAAGCCGCCAGCAGCAAAAGGCTATCGCCCCAGTATTTAATTTGATCGATCATAAGTTACTCAGGCCCCTGCATATTACTCACGCTCTTTCTGAGTCGAACGTATTTCTACCCTATCTCGATTCGGCCAAGCCTGATGAGGCCGCAATTCAGCGAGAGTTACAGCGGCTGCAGACCTCATTAAAGGTGAATGTGTTTATCGCCAGCGACAAAGCCATGCGTCAGTATTTTGCCAATGATGAAGAGAACCGTGCGCTAACCGAGCAGACAACGGCCTGGTATTTTCGGTTTAAAGAAAGTGAAGCGGACGTGCAAGTGGTATTGGGTAATCAAGAGAGACTGAGCCTTTATCTGGATTATAAGGAGTATAACCATAAGGGCGAGTTTGTTGGTGTGTCAGGTGCCGCTCTGAGTCTGGAAAGCTTTATGCAGGAATTTGAGCGTTATCAGCAGCAGTATGGTTACGATTTTTACTTTATTGATGAGCAAAACAATGTTCTGTTGACATCGGACAGTGGTTCTCAGCCTAAACTGGCCGAGCGCACCGGCCTGGATCAGTTAACATGGTATCGGCAGTTATCATCCGCTCCCCTGATAAAAGGGGTGTACAGCAACCTGGTGGATTATAAAGGTAAGGAGCATCTTGTATTAGAGCTGCCCCTGCCTCAGCTCAAGTGGCGAGTCTTTATTCTGCTGCCCTTTGATGAGCAGGCCCGGTCCAGCGCGGTAAATTTATGGCGCTTGGGCATATTGATTTTTCTGGTGGTCGTGGTGTTGTGTTTGGTCATCCTGTTCTTTACCGAGCGCTATTCGAGCCACTATGAGAAGCGTTTGTTTACCGACGGCATGACCGGCATCGCCAATCGCCGCTATATTGAGAGGCTGACCCAGGATCTGATTGAGCAGAAAATACCGGTGAGCCTGATCCTGGTGGATATTGATCACTTTAAGTCCGTCAATGACAACTACGGGCACAATGCGGGTGACAAGGTCATCAAGACACTGGGCGGCGTGCTCAAAGACGCCATGCGCGATCAGGATGTGGCCGCGCGCTGGGGGGGCGAGGAGTTTGTGTTGCTGCTGCCCAAAACCTCGTATGCGCAAAGCATGAAGGTGGCGGAGCGGCTGCGCAAGCAGGTGGCTGAGACGGAATTCAATATTGCCGATGGTCAGAGCGTCAGAGTGACGGCCAGCTTTGGGGTGACTCAGGCCGATTATTATGAATCCCTGGCTGATCTGGTTCATTTGGCGGACCGGGCACTTTACAGCGCTAAACACAAAGGCCGTAACCGGGTAGAGGGACACTGTTAA
- the lptM gene encoding LPS translocon maturation chaperone LptM has protein sequence MKRLRRLNFLWLLLLTACGQKGPLFLPEDAESNQAEPTEAASPAPAQQSKPEEDN, from the coding sequence GTGAAACGGCTTAGACGACTTAATTTTCTATGGCTTTTACTGCTGACCGCCTGCGGTCAGAAAGGCCCCCTGTTCCTGCCGGAGGACGCCGAATCCAATCAGGCTGAGCCGACAGAAGCTGCGTCGCCTGCTCCTGCACAGCAATCGAAACCCGAAGAAGACAACTAG
- the glmU gene encoding bifunctional UDP-N-acetylglucosamine diphosphorylase/glucosamine-1-phosphate N-acetyltransferase GlmU — MSFSVIILAAGKGTRMKSNLPKVLHAIAGKPMVQHIIDTVTGLGAENIHLVYGHGGDQLRAHLGGNNLNWCEQAEQLGTGHAAQQAVDHIRDQEDVLILVGDAPLIRPQTLEALKAVKASSDLALLTVHLDDPTGMGRIIRDGNNITAIVEHKDATEAQRQITEINTGIMMMNGADLKRWLGNLSNDNAQGEYYLTDVIAMAAAEGKTIQAAHPETPVEVEGVNNRVQLARLERAFQQRQADTLMMQGVSLADPTRFDLRGQLTTGQDVNIDVNVVIEGNVSLGNNVSIGPNCVLKDCRIEDGAIIEANSILEQAQVGPECQVGPFARLRPNAELKHKAKVGNFVEVKKAIVGEGAKVNHLTYIGDADIGAGVNVGAGTITCNYDGVNKFRTVIKDGAFIGSNTSLVAPVTVGQNATVGAGSTVTKDVEDEELAVARGKQRNIQGWERPAKK, encoded by the coding sequence ATGTCATTCTCAGTTATTATTCTTGCGGCGGGTAAGGGAACCCGCATGAAGTCCAACTTACCCAAGGTATTGCATGCCATCGCGGGCAAGCCCATGGTGCAGCATATTATTGATACAGTGACCGGCCTCGGGGCAGAAAACATCCATCTGGTGTATGGTCATGGCGGCGACCAGCTCAGGGCTCACTTAGGCGGGAACAACCTCAACTGGTGCGAACAAGCCGAGCAACTCGGTACCGGACATGCCGCTCAACAAGCCGTTGATCATATCCGGGATCAGGAAGACGTACTGATTCTGGTAGGTGACGCCCCCCTGATCCGCCCGCAGACATTAGAGGCGCTGAAGGCCGTCAAGGCCTCGTCAGACCTTGCCTTGCTTACCGTGCACCTGGACGATCCCACCGGCATGGGCCGAATCATTCGCGATGGCAATAACATCACGGCTATCGTCGAACATAAGGACGCCACGGAGGCGCAGCGTCAGATCACCGAAATTAACACCGGCATTATGATGATGAATGGTGCGGATCTAAAACGCTGGCTGGGGAATCTCAGTAATGACAATGCTCAGGGCGAATACTACCTGACCGATGTCATCGCCATGGCCGCCGCGGAAGGCAAAACCATTCAGGCCGCTCATCCGGAAACCCCAGTCGAAGTAGAAGGGGTGAACAATCGAGTACAGTTGGCCCGGCTGGAGCGCGCCTTTCAACAGCGCCAGGCTGACACTCTGATGATGCAGGGGGTGAGTCTGGCCGATCCGACGCGCTTTGACCTGCGCGGCCAGTTGACCACAGGTCAGGATGTAAATATCGATGTGAATGTCGTCATCGAGGGTAATGTCAGTCTGGGTAACAACGTCAGCATCGGGCCTAACTGTGTGTTGAAAGACTGTCGTATTGAAGATGGCGCCATCATCGAAGCAAATAGTATCTTAGAGCAGGCTCAGGTCGGCCCGGAGTGCCAGGTCGGCCCCTTCGCCCGTCTGCGTCCTAATGCCGAATTAAAACACAAGGCCAAGGTGGGCAATTTTGTAGAGGTGAAAAAAGCCATAGTGGGCGAGGGCGCTAAGGTCAATCACCTGACTTATATCGGCGATGCCGACATCGGCGCGGGCGTAAACGTGGGCGCAGGCACTATCACCTGTAACTATGACGGCGTGAACAAGTTCCGCACCGTGATCAAAGACGGCGCCTTTATTGGCTCCAACACCTCGTTAGTCGCCCCGGTGACGGTAGGTCAGAACG